The Penaeus vannamei isolate JL-2024 chromosome 13, ASM4276789v1, whole genome shotgun sequence genome window below encodes:
- the LOC113830191 gene encoding cuticle protein CP14.6, protein MKFFVFALLVAVACADRLYEAPAARAASDEIAILRDDRVIEDDGRYNFDAETANGIVFSESGSPVGDEGAINSAGSFSYTAPDGTEVHLQYVADENGFQPQGAHLPVAPEFPHPIPQFVLDQIAFAAEEDARQARGEVSRSYGAPQDD, encoded by the exons ATGAAATTC TTCGTCTTCGCCCTCCTCGTCGCCGTGGCCTGTGCCGACCGGCTGTACGAGGCCCCAGCGGCTCGTGCTGCCTCCGACGAGATCGCCATCCTGAGGGACGACCGCGTGATCGAGGACGACGGAAGGTACAACTTCGACGCGGAGACTGCCAACGGCATCGTCTTTTCCGAGTCTGGCTCTCCTGTAGGAGACGAGGGAGCCATCAACAGTGCCGGATCCTTCTC GTACACCGCTCCAGACGGCACTGAAGTCCACCTTCAGTACGtagctgacgagaacggcttccagccccagggcgcccacctgcccgtggctcccgagttcccccacccgatccctcagttcgtcctcgaccagatcgccttcgccgccgaggaggacgcccgCCAGGCCCGCGGAGAGGTCTCCCGCTCCTATGGTGCGCCTCAGGATGACTAA
- the LOC113830194 gene encoding cuticle protein CP14.6 → MKFAVLSLLVAVACADRLYEAPAARAASDEIAILRDDRVIEDDGRYNFDMETANGIVFSESGSPVGDEGAINSAGSFSYTAPDGTDVHLQYVADESGFQPQGAHLPVAPEFPHPIPQFVLDQIAFAAEEDARQARGEVSRSYGAPQDD, encoded by the exons ATGAAATTC GCAGTGCTTTCCCTCCTCGTCGCCGTGGCCTGTGCCGACCGGCTGTACGAGGCCCCAGCGGCTCGTGCTGCCTCCGACGAGATCGCCATCCTGAGGGACGACCGCGTGATCGAGGACGACGGAAGGTACAACTTCGACATGGAGACTGCCAACGGCATCGTCTTTTCCGAGTCTGGCTCTCCTGTAGGAGACGAGGGAGCCATCAACAGTGCCGGATCCTTCTC GTACACCGCTCCTGACGGGACTGACGTCCATCTTCAGTACGTAGCTGACGAGAGCGGATTCCAGCCCCAGGGCGcccacctgcccgtggctcccgagttcccccacccgatccctcagttcgtcctcgaccagatcgccttcgccgccgaggaggacgcccgCCAGGCCCGCGGAGAGGTCTCCCGCTCCTATGGTGCGCCTCAGGATGACTAG